In Polynucleobacter arcticus, the following proteins share a genomic window:
- the dnaA gene encoding chromosomal replication initiator protein DnaA has protein sequence MLARELSPQQFKTWIQPLNLVSYEESEQSLIIGAPNRFKLDWIKKTFADRFQEMADQYFGSPVTLNFVLSVEGATTPTAQTVAPQEKVESQEALVSLDTTSTEEQAFEIEDHSKLNPNLTFETFVTGKANQLARAASIQVAHNPGTSYNPMFLYGGVGLGKTHLIHAIGNHLLKEKPNARIRYIHAEQYVSDVVRAYQQKAFDRFKRYYHSLDLLLIDDIQFFSGKSRTQEEFFYAFEALLSNKAQVIITSDTYPKEMAGIDDRLISRFDSGLTVAIEPPELEMRVAILMKKALSEGIPMSEDVAFFVAKHLRSNVRELEGALRKILAFVRFHGKEVTIDVARVALKDLLSIQNRQISVDNIQKAVADFYSIKVADMYSKKRPANIARPRQIAMFMAKELTQKSLPEIGELFGGRDHTTVLHAVRKISEERSRDGQLNHEIHVIEQTLKS, from the coding sequence ATGCTGGCGCGCGAACTCTCCCCACAGCAATTTAAGACCTGGATACAACCACTAAATCTGGTTTCTTATGAAGAAAGTGAGCAATCACTCATCATAGGAGCCCCTAACAGATTTAAGCTTGATTGGATTAAGAAGACTTTCGCAGATCGCTTTCAAGAGATGGCGGACCAATATTTTGGTAGCCCAGTCACATTAAACTTCGTACTTAGTGTTGAGGGTGCGACCACCCCAACAGCACAAACCGTTGCCCCCCAAGAAAAGGTTGAATCCCAAGAGGCGTTGGTTAGTCTGGACACCACCTCCACAGAGGAGCAGGCTTTTGAGATTGAGGATCACTCTAAACTCAACCCGAACCTAACTTTTGAAACATTTGTAACTGGTAAAGCCAATCAGTTAGCCAGAGCTGCATCCATTCAGGTTGCCCATAATCCAGGCACCTCATACAACCCCATGTTTCTGTATGGGGGTGTTGGTCTTGGTAAGACACACCTAATACATGCAATCGGAAACCACCTTTTAAAAGAAAAACCTAACGCTCGGATCCGCTATATCCATGCTGAGCAGTATGTTTCGGACGTGGTTAGGGCATATCAACAAAAAGCATTTGATCGCTTTAAGCGTTACTACCACTCGCTTGACCTGCTTCTCATTGACGATATTCAGTTTTTTAGCGGGAAATCGAGAACCCAGGAAGAGTTTTTCTATGCCTTCGAGGCGCTTTTAAGTAACAAGGCTCAAGTCATTATTACTAGCGACACGTACCCCAAAGAGATGGCTGGTATTGATGATCGTTTGATTTCTCGGTTTGACTCTGGCCTTACTGTAGCCATTGAACCCCCAGAGCTCGAGATGAGGGTAGCCATCCTAATGAAAAAAGCGCTTAGCGAGGGAATCCCCATGAGTGAGGATGTTGCTTTCTTTGTGGCGAAACACCTCCGGTCCAATGTGAGAGAGTTGGAGGGGGCGCTCAGGAAGATTTTGGCGTTTGTGCGCTTCCACGGCAAAGAGGTCACGATTGATGTGGCTCGAGTAGCCCTAAAAGACCTACTTTCAATTCAAAACCGACAGATTTCAGTTGATAACATCCAGAAAGCGGTGGCCGATTTTTACAGTATTAAGGTTGCGGACATGTACTCCAAAAAGCGTCCAGCAAATATTGCTCGTCCACGTCAAATTGCGATGTTTATGGCCAAAGAGTTGACCCAAAAGAGTCTTCCAGAGATTGGTGAGCTATTTGGTGGACGTGATCACACCACTGTTTTACATGCAGTTCGGAAGATTAGTGAAGAGCGCTCCCGTGATGGTCAACTTAACCATGAAATTCATGTTATTGAGCAAACACTGAAATCTTAA
- the dnaN gene encoding DNA polymerase III subunit beta, whose translation MQLVNTSRDSLLKPLQVVSGIVERRHTLPILANLLLKKQGDKVSFISTDIEIQITTNASFGVGEEDVTTTVAARKLLDILRALPEGPVSLNLKDSKLVVQSGKSRFSLQTLSATEFPVMQSVGEVTANWKMTQKSFRQLVSQTHFAMAQQDIRYYLNGMLLVIEGKQVIAVATDGHRLAYSQVELMEAPIGSGQRQEIIIPRKTILECQHLLEDSDEMLEISLTANQVKFTFGDIELISKLVEGKFPDFQRVIPKGHKNSLVVGRDVLQSALQRAAILTTDKFKGVRFSLSPNRITVQSTNAEQEEAQEEIETEYSGDTVEIGFNVSYLLDVLANLKNEKIQISLGDANSSAVVTLPGSEDFKYVVMPMRI comes from the coding sequence ATGCAACTCGTAAATACTTCACGTGACAGTTTGTTAAAACCACTTCAAGTTGTTAGTGGCATTGTTGAACGTCGTCATACCTTGCCCATCCTGGCAAACTTATTACTTAAGAAGCAGGGCGACAAGGTATCTTTTATCTCCACTGATATTGAAATTCAAATAACAACTAATGCCAGTTTTGGGGTTGGTGAGGAGGATGTCACCACTACCGTGGCTGCAAGAAAGCTGTTAGACATTTTGCGCGCCCTCCCCGAAGGGCCGGTTTCACTCAATCTGAAAGACAGTAAATTGGTTGTTCAGAGCGGTAAAAGTCGCTTTTCTTTGCAAACCCTATCAGCTACAGAGTTCCCTGTAATGCAAAGTGTTGGTGAGGTTACGGCGAATTGGAAGATGACTCAAAAAAGTTTTCGTCAATTAGTTAGCCAAACTCATTTTGCAATGGCGCAGCAAGATATTCGTTATTACCTCAATGGTATGTTGTTGGTTATTGAGGGCAAACAAGTCATTGCTGTTGCAACAGATGGTCATCGTTTGGCATACTCCCAGGTTGAGTTAATGGAAGCTCCCATAGGTTCCGGACAAAGGCAGGAAATCATTATTCCTCGCAAGACCATTCTTGAATGTCAACACTTGCTAGAAGATTCTGATGAGATGTTGGAAATAAGTCTTACAGCTAATCAGGTTAAATTTACATTTGGTGATATTGAGTTGATCTCAAAATTAGTAGAGGGTAAGTTTCCTGATTTCCAAAGAGTAATACCTAAAGGGCATAAAAATTCACTGGTGGTTGGGCGTGATGTGTTGCAATCAGCACTTCAGCGCGCCGCCATTTTGACAACCGATAAATTTAAGGGTGTACGTTTTTCTTTGTCACCTAACCGAATTACTGTTCAATCGACCAACGCCGAACAAGAAGAAGCCCAAGAAGAAATTGAAACTGAATACAGTGGCGATACTGTTGAAATTGGTTTCAATGTGAGTTATTTGTTAGATGTCTTAGCAAACTTAAAGAATGAAAAAATTCAAATTAGTTTAGGTGATGCCAATAGTAGCGCGGTTGTTACTCTTCCTGGTTCCGAAGACTTCAAGTATGTTGTGATGCCAATGCGTATTTAA